In Zingiber officinale cultivar Zhangliang chromosome 9B, Zo_v1.1, whole genome shotgun sequence, the genomic window GGGGAGCCCGCTGACGCAGATCGCGGCGGTTGTGGCGGCGGCATGGAGGAAGCGGGGGAGAGATTTGCCGTCGGACCCGACGTTGCTGTACGTCGGCGCAGCAGAGGGGGAGAAGGAGGCGCCGGAGAAGGACGGGAGGCAGAGGCTGCAGCACACCGACCAGTTAAGGTCAGTGGAAAATTATTACCCGCagtttcatttattattattattatttaattatattaattaattgatactCAGccatttatttatgttttttttatcagACCTATATTATCATACTTTATCATTTAGTGGTCGATTATAAATTGATCATTGTGAAACTACGAGAAATTAGGGATATATATCTTCACTAAAGGGGGTGGATCCTCTAATCCATAAAGATTGAATTAATTTATGGTCCAGTCTTTACATTGGTAGAGGTAATGGACATCCACTTGTTAACAGGTGGGGGTCATTGCCTTCTACCCATCTTCGTATTTCGATGTTAACAAGTGGAGATCATTATCTCCCACCAATCTTTTTATCTCGGTCTAAGAATAGATCAGAACAAGAAGACTAGAGAATCCGACCTTCTTCACTAAAATAGGCTACATATTTACAAAGTAAATGTTATTCTTACTAATTTAATTTGTCTACTTTTATCCTAAAACATGATATTTTTAACATttatatgataaaataaaaaatgcctTACTTCCCTCCACACTTAACATGGAGAAATTACATATACAAATTAGATAAAACAAAGTTtaaatggataaaactttatttaatAATTGTTTATCTTCTTCTAAAGTTGATGTAGGTCACATCTATTACTTTTTAaacatatgcaaaaaaaaaaaaaaattaaaattattcctttttatatagtttccttttctttttctattttactATAGGATTTAGTTTcctaactttttttttattacacTTTTCCATtaattatcttcaatataaaaatGTCATGCTTGTAATCACCTCACTTACTTGTTAGTTGGACAATAATAATACCAACAAAATATGTAGGATAAAACTCCAATATAgtattatataattaatttatcATTTAAATTTAATACATCAAATGTAGCTTCAATACAATAAAGAAATTACTATTTGcactaaaagaaaaataatgaagATGATGCCAATTCTCTAGGGATACatgcttttaaaaaaatcattcttTAATCACTTGACAATAGGTTATAAGTTGATCTCATAATTATCTTTCTTCATATAATTTAATGATGAATTATGAAAAACGTAATTGGTATACAGATGACATAGATGTCAAGTTGTAAAGGGACTTTTATCAAATCAAGAGTGACTAGTCTTCCCTGGTAATATCAAGCCTCACTTTTGCAGAATTGTTTTTGTTTAAATCACCCATGCACGTAAAGTTGTTCGTTTTATTCGTATGACATAGCATTAGGAAACAAAACGTGGATCGCAAGTTGAGTCCATATCTTTGGTTGAGTGAGCTAGTTCTAGtccaaattaatttaataatgagTGGGTGTGACCATCATTTGAGCTGCAGCTATCCACATGACAAAACACAGCTCATCCACACTGTTTATTAATTTGCCTATaacattaaatactttattatctCTCATCTATTATTGgatcaataattttaatttgccGTGCTAGAAAAAATTTCAGTTTACTGGTCAAACAAtgataatttgttttttttttctttttttttgtttttttccttatAACTAGCTAGAGAATAGAAACATCTttctaaaatatttaaatatatttaaataggaAAACATTCTTCAAAGAATGTTTAAACATGTTTTGAGTTCGAGTGGGCTCATTAATTTATAAGCTTCTTCATATTGCAAAACTCATAATATAATTAATACGATTATGGACTTGCGTAACTAGCTAGTAATTCAAATGATTAATATTTTAAGGATTTTAGTTGAGCAGTCACGGACGGAAtaagacaaggaaattaaaatatatattattcgaCTGATGCACTTGCAGACTCGTGTTGTCTCTTATTGACTTTCAGCAACGTAGATCTCCAAAGCTAGATTTGAAATGTCGCCATGTCGGAGATGTCGGCTTAGAAACCTATTTTTATTTTGACCCATGTAGCTTGCATCAcccatattaattattttatccgCTATCATTTATTTAAgattgtgattttttttaaaaaaaaataaaagatatacaTTTTAGAtagaatataaaataaatcaattaggaattagatttaaaatggataatatattatattttataaaagatatgaatttaataaatgatattggagtcataatctaaattacatACCATATAATTAGGATGACCTTAAACGAAGAGAGTAACTTAATGCTTAAGAAAAGATCCGGAGCAAGTCAAAAGTGATCATATACTTGTGTAGAGATCTGAAGTAGGTCAAGAATAATTAAATACTTATAGGATAACTCGAAGAAAGTCAAAAGTAATTGGATACTTCAAAGAAAGATTTAGactataaaaataataatgatcATCCGTTTGATTGAAATACAATTAAAATCTAAATCATAAGATAAAAAATATTTCTATTATTAGAGTATCTatactagttttttttatttggaaGGTATAATAtaggattaaaaaattattttattaaatttaaatatctatttttttaatacatTTCCCTTATTTCTTCTCTCACTTTGTAATGTTTGAGAAATAGAATTTAtcctttaaattaaaaaaaatattatttataaatatataatttagagaaTAGATAGGATAGtcaatataaaatttttttaattatgatatttaaaatttaaaataaaatttttaaatagaatatttgattactcttcaaataatttttttaaaaaaatccgaAGTAAATAACACCATATCATccctaataattttttctttctttcaagGCTCTTTACTCgtctatttaaaaaacttataaaTCAATGGATATTTTATTAATGATTGAAGTACGGCACGTGACAGTGAGTCATCTTATCGAGTGAAGCTTCGCAATTATTATTATTGGATCATAATTAAATGCACATATACCTCCCCAAGATAGAGACAAAGCATtggtaaaaaaataaattaattaaatccctGAACTTTAATTATTTCTGACGAGAAGAGAAATGAACTGGGGAAGAGGGACAGAggggacaaaaaaaaaaataggattttttttCATCTCAGttcatcattttaaaaaaatcagaatGTTGTCGGTCAGAATCTTAGACAAGCAGCTTATTTGATACCAGCATCTAAATCTTTTGATTGCCTCTTCATGTCGCCACTTTTGTTCGtggaagttttttttttgtcagTAGCTAATTGCTAATAGGGATGCATAGAGTGCCCACGGAAGTAAAGCGATAAATGGATAGAGATTTATCACTTAAAGATTAAGGGGTCGAAGTTTAAAGTTCGCGGAGTATAAATCTTTATAACCCGTATAATTCATTTTCACATTCATTTATCTTAATtatgatttatcttttttatattaGTCCTAGGATGGATTGACTGAGACACTCAGTAAGcacttcattttattttttttttcaccacTTAATTGAAATGCATTGAGTAAGAGCATCCACTTTAATTTCCTTATtactatatttaaaatttagagtaaatgactcactttattaaatttagaaaatcatttttcacaacatacaatatcaactatcctaaaatttcaattatccttaatttttttattattttcttctctttcttctattttttattattatatttatgaaatgagtggaaggagagagattgaaaagattgagtggaaggagagagattaaaaaaatatattattttatttttagggtagatgtttcattctttaaatttagagaatcattattcatcaaatctaaattgaGGAAATGGATAGGGTAACTGATGCAAAGATTTTTTAGCTATCTTAtccaaaatttaagataaaatagaTAGAGGTAGCTGATGTGAATACTTTAAGTACAAATATTAGTTTCTTTCATTACTATTGCTAGGGTGTTAAACAAGCCTGGTTAAATTTTATGATCTTCAAACTTATATAATTAGGTAACTAAGTTTGAACTTgaaatgaattaattaaattattaaaataactattcaaatttaacttaatttttttaatgatctTAAGCTTGatttgttttgattttatcaaactcttaattaaaattattttaaatttttatattttaaacttatttaattaattattaaattagataataaaaaaaatatttaatatattgataaaaattttattgaacaatatgatttataaatatttttttttaatgaacatTTGTGCACGAATATTTTTTCACATATAACTTTAATGGCATTGACATAGTATAAATCTATCACTTAATTACCAATTCTATTACGttaacaatgattttttttaatcagaTTTTTAATATCTAGTTTAATTAGTTTTCGTTTTCTGTTGGTCCAGGTTCCTGGACCGGGCCGCCATTCCGGACGACACCGCCGCCGGTGGCCAACCGCCGGCGCTGCCTAGCAAGTGGCGGCTGTCGTCGCTGACTGAGGTTGAAGAAGTCAAGATCGTGGTCCGGATGGTGCCCATCTGGGCCACCACCATCATATTCTGGACGGTGTACGCCCAGATGACCACCTTCTCGGTTTCCCAAGCGACCCTCATGGACCGCCGCATCGGGTCCCACTTCCAAATCCCCCCGGCCTCCCTCACCGTCTTCTTCGTCGCCTCCATCCTCGCCACCGTCCCCGTCTACGACCGCCTCGTCGTCCCCCTCGCCCGCCGCCTCACCGCCCACCCCCATGGCCTATCCCCCCTCCAGCGCATCGCCGTCGGCCTCCTCCTCTCCATCCTCGCCATGGTCGCCGCCGCCCTCTCCGAGATTAAGCGCCTCCACGCCGCCCGCCGCACTGGCGGGGTGGCCCCGCTCAGCGTCTTCTGGCTCGTTCCGCAGTTCTTCCTCGTCGGTGCCGGCGAGGCCTTCACCTACATCGGCCAGTTGGATTTCTTCCTCAGGGAGTGCCCCAAGGGGATGAAGACCATGAGCACGGGGCTGTTCCTGAGTACGCTCTCGCTGGGGTTCTTCTTTAGCTCCGCGCTGGTGGCGGTGGTGCACAAGTTGACGGGGGCCGGGTCCGGCGGCCACGGCGCGTGGCTCGCCGACGACCTCAACCAGGGGAAGCTCTACAACTTCTATTGGCTGCTGGCGGCGCTGTCCGGCGTCAATTTGGCGGTGTACCTACTCGCCGCCAAGGGGTACATTTACAAGGAGCAGCGCTATTCGGCGGAGGACGAGAGCATCACCGGCGTGGAGTTGGCCGAGGAGGCCTGCTGCCAAGCGTAGATGATATAGATACCTatctatttaattttcctttttttttcttttttcttttttcttttttcttttatattaTCTGGTGTAATAATCGGCAACGCTTTGTCTCTTTTAACTCAACATCAACTGCTTGGTCGTTGTCTAAACTTTATGATTTTAGTATAAATCATTCTAAATCACTACAATCTTATCAGTTAGGATACATATAAAtcattgttaaaaatattttaataatattatctttatatattaaatatatacaTTACAATTCAATTCTATCtctatatattaaatatatacaTTATAATTCAATTCTAATCTGACTAAATAAATTTACCGATAATTCATAAAAAAGGCAAAATAAAACAGAACTCTTATTTTTTTCCCCCAAATTGTAAAAGGTTTACttcattctaatttttcttttatcaaaaaaaaaaaaaac contains:
- the LOC122025062 gene encoding protein NRT1/ PTR FAMILY 6.3-like, which produces MVGLPEHKASGEIVADAWDYSGRPAVRSGTGGWTSAAMILVVELNERLTTLGIAVNLVTYLTATMHLGNAAAANAVTNFLGTSFMLCLLGGFVGDTSLGRYLTIAVFAAVQASGVAILTISTAVAGLRPAPCTADGVCEKATGAQLGMLYLALYTTALGTGGLKSSVSGFGSDQFDEADKEEKAQMQKFFNWFFFFISIGSLLAVTVLVYIQDHVGRRWGYGICAASIGLGLMVFLAGTRQYRFKRLVGSPLTQIAAVVAAAWRKRGRDLPSDPTLLYVGAAEGEKEAPEKDGRQRLQHTDQLRFLDRAAIPDDTAAGGQPPALPSKWRLSSLTEVEEVKIVVRMVPIWATTIIFWTVYAQMTTFSVSQATLMDRRIGSHFQIPPASLTVFFVASILATVPVYDRLVVPLARRLTAHPHGLSPLQRIAVGLLLSILAMVAAALSEIKRLHAARRTGGVAPLSVFWLVPQFFLVGAGEAFTYIGQLDFFLRECPKGMKTMSTGLFLSTLSLGFFFSSALVAVVHKLTGAGSGGHGAWLADDLNQGKLYNFYWLLAALSGVNLAVYLLAAKGYIYKEQRYSAEDESITGVELAEEACCQA